The Toxoplasma gondii ME49 chromosome XII, whole genome shotgun sequence genome includes a region encoding these proteins:
- a CDS encoding hypothetical protein (encoded by transcript TGME49_250030), translating into MMEAADAAHDRLPAPTGLYADPRFHLFVEKVSRSSSVKSFCACGERDAGPETSLFCSDGVWTKTALADPEGDELEELARSFRWLQLTNVSPSLVKKRGQALQIEEEKRDPENSPLLTEACAAGHAPELCAPGVCTAESGRDSPAAGAALREHPPFATHFGNLDGGSRSDADLRPRQVAGSPWLASDKAVPPGAAPDAAATARSGSLRGASLFLQKRRRALPKTIRALETQKTGREAVPRQSGSASPRPQKSAESSVHRHAGSLGRRASIPTTVS; encoded by the coding sequence ATGATGGAAGCTGCGGATGCGGCTCACGACCGGCTGCCCGCACCCACGGGCCTGTACGCGGATCCGCGTTTCCACCTGTTTGTAGAGAAAGTcagtcgctcttcttcagtcAAAAGTTTTTGCGCGTGTGGAGAGCGGGACGCCGGCCCTGAGACGAGCCTGTTCTGCTCAGATGGCGTCTGGACGAAAACCGCACTCGCCGATCCGGAAGGCGACGAGCTGGAGGAACTTGCGCGGTCGTTTCGCTGGCTCCAACTGACTAATGTATCCCCGTCGCTGGTCAAGAAGCGAGGCCAGGCGCTGCAAatcgaagaggagaaacgagacccGGAAAACTCACCGCTGCTGACGGAGGCGTGTGCCGCCGGTCATGCGCCGGAGCTCTGCGCACCGGGAGTCTGCACAGCAGAGTCGGGCAGAGACTCGCCGGCGGCCGGTGCCGCTCTGCGAGAACATCCGCCGTTCGCGACGCATTTCGGCAATCTCGACGGCGGTTCACGCAGCGATGCAGATTTGAGACCACGGCAAGTAGCAGGTTCTCCGTGGCTCGCATCCGACAAGGCGGTTCCGCCCGGCGCGGCGCCGGACGCCGCGGCGACGGCGCGTTCCGGTTCGCTGCGCggcgcttctctgtttctgcaaaAAAGGAGGCGAGCGTTGCCGAAGACGATTCGTGCgttggagacgcagaaaacaggTCGAGAGGCAGTGCCAAGGCAGAGCGGCAGTGCCTCGCCCCGTCCCCAGAAAAGTGCAGAGTCGAGCGTCCACAGACACGCAGGGAGTTTGGGGAGGAGAGCGAGCATTCCTACGACAGTTTCATAA